The following coding sequences are from one Amphiprion ocellaris isolate individual 3 ecotype Okinawa chromosome 19, ASM2253959v1, whole genome shotgun sequence window:
- the pgls gene encoding 6-phosphogluconolactonase, producing MAGRRVVVFPSSAELGPVLAQLVTSRAEKAISAHGRFTLGLSGGSLVSMLSKELLALPELDCSKWVVGFCDERLVSFDDPESTYGLYKNQLFSKVNIPDSGILSIDPSLPVNECAEDYSRKLKETFPDGNFPVFDLLLLGMGPDGHTCSLFPDHPLLEETKKIVAPISDSPKPPPQRVTMTLPVVNSARCVAFVSTGGSKATVLKEVLEGREGSAFPAARVVPTSGELFWLVDDPAAASLTIQVERPSSGAKL from the exons ATGGCTGGAAGAAGAGTTGTTGTATTCCCCTCTTCAGCAGAGCTTGGCCCAGTGCTGGCCCAGCTGGTGACGTCACGGGCTGAGAAGGCCATCTCTGCTCATGGCAGGTTCACCCTGGGCCTGTCAGGAGGAAGCCTCGTGTCCATGCTCAGCAAGGAGCTCCTCGCCTTGCCAGAGCTGGACTGCAGCAAGTGGGTGGTCGGCTTCTGTGACGAGCGACTGGTTTCCTTCGATGATCCAGAGAGCACCTACGGACTGTACAAG aATCAATTGTTTTCCAAAGTCAACATCCCTGATAGTGGGATTCTAAGCATCGACCCGTCTTTGCCAGTGAACGAATGTGCTGAGGATTATTCCCGCAAACTGAAAGAG ACCTTCCCAGATGGCAATTTCCCTGTGTTTGACCTGTTACTGTTGGGTATGGGGCCAGATGGACACACTTGCTCCCTCTTCCCAGACCACCCTCTTCTGGAG GAAACCAAGAAGATTGTGGCCCCTATCAGCGACTCTCCCAAACCACCACCACAGCGTGTAACTATGACTCTCCCAGTGGTGAACTCTGCACGCTGTGTGGCTTTTGTATCAACAGGAGGAAGCAAAGCAACCGTTTTGAAG GAAGTGTTGGAGGGGAGAGAGGGTTCAGCATTTCCAGCCGCCCGTGTTGTCCCAACCAGTGGCGAGCTGTTCTGGCTTGTTGACGACCCCGCGGCTGCCTCCTTAACTATCCAGGTAGAGAGGCCAAGCTCAGGGGCCAAACTGTAG